Within Lactobacillus amylovorus DSM 20531, the genomic segment TAACAATGCTTCGACAGCAGAAAAGAACACATTGAATTTAAGCACTACAGCACCACTGGACACCATTGACATCAGCAAGTCTACCGGTTTTGGTCAAACGGGCAATGTCTTTGAAAGCTTTTATCGTTTGGGCAAAAACGGTAAGCCTACTGCGGGTCTTGCTAAGAGCGGTAGTGTATCAAAAGATGGCAAAACTTGGACTTTTAAGTTGAGGGATGCCAAGTGGTCAAACGGTGATTCAATTACCGCGCAAGATTTTGTTTACTCATGGCGCAGAAGCTTGAATCCTAAGACCGCTTCACCATATTCATATCTTTTTAGCGGCGTAAAGAATGCGGATGCGGTTGCAAAAGGCAAGATGAAGCCAAGTGCAGTTGGTATTTCTGCACCAAATAAGCGAACTGTAGTCGTTAAGCTGAACAGACCGATCGCTTACTTCAAGGTTCTGATGGCTTACCCATTGTTTGGACCACAAAACGAAAAGGTCGTTAACAAGTACGGCAAGAAATATGCGACTAAGGCACAATACCAGGTTTACTCAGGTCCATTCAAGATTAAGGGCTGGAACGGTACCAATGATACTTGGTCCTTTGTTAAAAATAATGATTATTGGGATAAAAAGGTGGTTAAGTTAGACAAGATTAACTACCAAGTAGTGAAGTCTAACAACACCGGCTACCAGATGTACCAACAAGGCAAGCTGGATTTAACCCCACTTTCAAGCGAGCAAGTGAAGAATTTGAAGAGCAATAAGGACTTTACTCAATACCCATACTCATTGGTTAGATTCTTGCTTTATAACTTCAAGGACAAGAACGCAGTTAACCGTAAGGCTTTGAATAATAAAAATATTCGCTTGGCCTTGTCACTTTCAATTGACCGCGACATTGTGACTAAGAAGGTTTTAGGCAATGGCTCAACCTTGCCAACAGGTTTTGTCGCAACTGATTTAGCTAAGAATCCAACAAATGGCCAGGACTTTGCTAAGGAACAAGCGGTAAAGAATACCGTTGATTACAATCCTGCTTTGGCTAAGAAGTACTGGAAACAAGGCTTGAAAGAAATCGGTGAAAGCAGCTTAACCTTTAACATTTTGGCTTCAAACGATGAGTCTGATAGTGATCAATTAACGCAATACTTGCAATCACAATGGACCAAGGAATTACGTGGCATCAAGGTTAATATTACAAATGTGCCAGAAAAATCTTCGGATAGTCGTGCACAAGAAGGTAACTTCGATATTTACTTGTCACACTGGGGCGGTGACTTCAACGATCCAATGACCTTCATGCAAATTACGATGACTGGCACTTCATACAACTATGGTAAGTGGTCAGATGCTAACTACGATAACTTGGTCAGAAAAGCTGGCAATCAGGATGCTAACGATCCTGCAACGCGCTGGAACGATTTGGTTTCTGCCGCTAAGATCGTGAACAAGAACCAAGCAATTACGCCAATTTACCAACAAACTACGGCATATTTGCAAAAGCCACGCGTTCATGGTTTGATTCATAATACTGCTGGTACGCAATGGTCATACAAGTATGCTTATGTGAAGTAGAAAATAAAGCCATGATTGTAATGATCGTGGTTTTTATTTTTAATAAAATTATTGTTGCATTTGCAGCAATAATCAATATAATAAT encodes:
- a CDS encoding peptide ABC transporter substrate-binding protein produces the protein MSKLKGVLAGIVTVSVGLLLAACGNNNASTAEKNTLNLSTTAPLDTIDISKSTGFGQTGNVFESFYRLGKNGKPTAGLAKSGSVSKDGKTWTFKLRDAKWSNGDSITAQDFVYSWRRSLNPKTASPYSYLFSGVKNADAVAKGKMKPSAVGISAPNKRTVVVKLNRPIAYFKVLMAYPLFGPQNEKVVNKYGKKYATKAQYQVYSGPFKIKGWNGTNDTWSFVKNNDYWDKKVVKLDKINYQVVKSNNTGYQMYQQGKLDLTPLSSEQVKNLKSNKDFTQYPYSLVRFLLYNFKDKNAVNRKALNNKNIRLALSLSIDRDIVTKKVLGNGSTLPTGFVATDLAKNPTNGQDFAKEQAVKNTVDYNPALAKKYWKQGLKEIGESSLTFNILASNDESDSDQLTQYLQSQWTKELRGIKVNITNVPEKSSDSRAQEGNFDIYLSHWGGDFNDPMTFMQITMTGTSYNYGKWSDANYDNLVRKAGNQDANDPATRWNDLVSAAKIVNKNQAITPIYQQTTAYLQKPRVHGLIHNTAGTQWSYKYAYVK